In the Buteo buteo chromosome 8, bButBut1.hap1.1, whole genome shotgun sequence genome, GGGCAAGTTAATTGTCTTTCAGGACAGACTTTAAATAGTTGCCTCCCTTGCAAGGCTGAGAGGTGGCCTTTTTATATTATGTTAGGCCTCTTAATCATCCAGGGAATGGGAAGAGTGAAGAGAGGGATTTTGCTTTAAATGCAGCTCTGGCAGAAGTGACTGCAGTACTTGTTCCACTGCTGCCAGAGCAAAAGCATCCCATGACAGAGATTGGTGAACCAAACCTAACAAAAAGACCCTTTTCTCAGGCAAACAATAGGCGCTTAGTTACATCTTTGGTTTCAGTGGAGCTAGGCCACTAACTTGACATACACAACCAATCAAAAAATCCATCAGGAAATATTTATCAGGTTGATCTATGGGTTCCAAACAAAGTGCTCTCtccaaaaataaggaaaaggtGGGGGGAAACCCTTTGCTTTTAAGCATCTGGAAtgaattggaagaaaaataataaaacttccTGCACGAGGAACATTTCCCCATAGCTCTCCTTGAAATAAAGGAGTTTGCTCAGGTGTCCTTGCTCTTGCTCTTACGGAATTTCTCGTTAGTATCAGGCTTCTCCCCTCCAGAGTGCTGTAATTTTCCTGAAGGAACCAAGTGGCCCAACGAATGACGTAATGGTCCTGTGGAACAGCAGCTTACACTGAATTACAAAGTAAAATGAGCCTGATAGTTCTGTCTTGCTGTCTGCTAAATCAGAGGTTCCTAAATGTGGGTCAATTACAAGGCAggttgtggggctggggctggagaagggtgTTTGTGGTTGACAGGAAGAACAAAGAAGAGGTTTGGTTGTGGGCCTCATGCAAAGGCTGTGTGTGCTGCTGATGGCCTCTGGTCATTCTTTGAGAAAATAGCTGCTGCATGGCAGAAAAATACAACTGTGCGAAATCAGGGTGAATCTTGGGAAGGAATGCTACAGCTGCAGGCACTGCAAAAACCTGCTGAACAACCAGACGTCCACCGGAAAGTCTTCCAGGGACTGCAGAGGGCTTTGCACCAGGCCAAAGGTAGACTGAGAGGAAGGCATAAGCACTTCATCTCGGCATATCCCACTGTCAAAGATTTAGTTGGGGTCTTGCAAGCACACAGCTGGCTTTTAGCAGAGGTGAAACAGGCAGCAGCCAGAGTGGCAGatggctgggagaggcagctgcCTACTTTGCCTTTGCTGTAGGGTGGAGTGGCTTCAGCAGCCCCCATATGGCTCTTCCCTGTTCAGCCTTCTGCCCCTTATGCTGCCATTACGGGAGTATTTGGGATGTATTGGGCAAGAGGGAGAGACGGAGTAGTGGGGaatggaagagaaggagggagtGGGTGCTGGGATGGAGTGAGGGAAAGAGGGATGGAAGATCAGTCCCCTACATTAAAATTCCTGCTATAGCTCTCTTCAAAATTTCCATTGATCTTTGCTGCCTTAGCAAATTTCCGTTGACCTTAGCCTGCCGAACTTGCACTGAAGGTACCCACCACCCCTCTAAAGCTGCTAAAAATGCCTACCTCATCTCTCTGTGAAATCTCACTTTGCCTCACAGATACATACCCTATTGCTCTGTCCTAACCACACTCTCCTGCTCCTTTTCACTTCTAGGCTTATGCTGCCATGCATCCTCCTGACCGCAAGTTCAGTTCAGTTTATGCAGCTGAGAAACCTTAAGTTGGCGTTCCACAATTGAATCACTTCTCAGTGAGAACAAGAGAGGCTTCGCATTCTTGCCATTCTATCTAGGCTGCCTCTATCCTTGAAAATCTGGTGTTTTCCTAAATGCTGGCAGATCATTCAGATAACAGGAACCCTGTGCTGTTCTATCCCCATGATCCATTTAATTAtggggaaaaatacagcaacacTTTCACTTCAGTGAAAATTCAGACCTGTTATTTGCTAACATTCCTAAGGTGTAAAACGCAATCTTTATGAACTCATGTCCAGGCTCTAAAAATTATTagtttggtttaaaaaattatacatCTTGGAAGAACAAAGTACCTGCTGAACTCTTTCTGCTTGACTTCAGGTTTTGTGAGTTTTTAACTCATTTACATCACACTTGCATGGTATTCTGTGAATATAGCTAACCATCTTGCCTTCCAAAATGGATAGATAGTTACtctattttaatcaaaatataaCCAAGACTTATATAACCACTTGATTCCTGTTATGCTTTAAGAATAATAAGTTAAAACAAATGAcgaaaaaaacctgaattttcaTACTGATACTTAAgtgtaacaaaagcaaaactcacaAAACCAGCGttcagttatttctttgttacagcagcatttcaggTGAGTGCACAAGATATTTTATCTTTGGGCTCACAGACCATCTCATCGAAGTATCTGAACTTGCATCTGAAGTCTGCATCCCCACTAAAGATGAAGGGAATCTTGTCCCATTGTAAGGTGTTTTTCTAATTAGGCTGCAGTTAAGCCCATGTAACTGTATAAAGTTACGGAGCAAGATTTATGTACAGTGTTGTTAGCTAGCCAAAGAGCAGAAATTATAGAAATGCCATACTTACCCATTTTACGtgtttttttagaagaaaatttctGATATTCTGGAAAAATCCGCTCCAAAACCTGGTGTCCCTGCAGATCTACAAAATCTTCTTAGTCAACATTTTGGTGAAAACCGTTCAGTGATTGAAATAGAGGAATTAAAGCTGTCAGGTAACTTACCCTACATTTAGTAGATAAATAATGAGGGTTTTATGATACTGTTGAgttccttttctgcagaagaaagagaattttGGGGACAGGTCTTGAGTGGTActtttttatggaaatattttcttatactGTATATTAATTTGATGTTTAAGTAGAGTTGTTAGTTTCTTCGGAATAAATGTGAGGTTTCttggaattacagaaataaaaagaaatgttaaagtGTGTCCTTTTATTGTAAAGTATTAATTTCAGAAGCTCACTTTTGTCATAGAAATTATATGATTCCTAATAATAGCTTCCAAGATGCTGAGAgagtgaaaatgtattttgtttctggGATTATCTGAGTCGATACAAATACATGATAGGAGGGCTGACAGGAGTAGACAAAGAAATAATGAGACATCATTCTGATGTGATTATGAGATCTTGAATGCAATGGTTTTTCAGGGGGTGCCATGAAATGAGATGGTAGTTTTGGCCCAAGCATAAAGTGACCAAGTTTTAACCATGCCGAGGACCCTCTTGGTTTCCCATATTCTGTCTCCAGTTAAAAGCCAGTGatagaaaaggcaaagcaggaTAGAACAGGGTTAGCTTCTGTCAGTTGGAGGTTGCATTAGAGATGAAGGCAACACTGAACTTCTCTGCCTCTTACTCTGCAGATAAAGAGGCACTGTCCATTATTTGTTGGTAGTGCTCATGAAAAGCAGATGGCCTGGTAACTATAACCTGCATACACCTTTGATACATCTTGAACTTTTAGTGACCTGTGGCCAATACAGGTGTCTTTCAGACCAGCAGTGATTTCTCTCTTTTAACGTTTAAGCCTGTTTTTCTAGATAAATGTGCTTCTCCTTAACATCCATGATTCTAGGTTGACCCTTCTTTATTGCTATGGGGCAGATTCAGCTTTCTTGTTGCATCAAGAAAACCTGGAGGCGTCCCATACGGATTGCTTTGAAAAGCttgtgttaaatatttttagacttTTAGGGTTTTTAGCAAATGAtaaattgttttggtttctttcttattAAAAGAGCCCTTTGGACTATTAAAGTGACCCATTTCCATATGGATTGGCTCTTGGGTTGGATGgagatattttttctctttctttttgtgctgGGAGTTGAGGCTTAGAGTGCCAAGGAGTTTATGAACTTCTACAGCTGTCAAGTCATTCATGTCAAAAGAGTGAGCAAATAACAAGCAACTACGTGGAGTCATGTGTTCTTGTTAACTGACACAGTGCAGAAGGTCAGGTTTGTAGTCAGCATGGTCTCTTGCAGCAGTCTGGACCTATGTGTTTCTTCCCCCCTTTCtgaaactttcattttaaattgttgtTAATATTCCAGTGTTGCTGGACTGTTGCTGAAAAGTCAGTGACTGAAGTTCGTGTCATTTAGAAACAATCTTTTGAATTGTTCAGTCATTAACGAGACTTAATGAGTTCAGAAGagcaaaacaacagcaaagatATTTTGCCACTGGGTggaaaggactgtggtgggtgtGAAGAGCTCTCCTGTTAGCACCAAATGCTTATGGaagggcagcccctgcccttccccaccagCGTCAAGTGCATCTtttaaacatgattttaaaagtaaatcagCTGCTGATCCTTCAGTTGTACACATTCATTGCCTTTGGAGCTCAACTCCCAATAAATGTCAATCTCTGGATTTAATAAAAGGCATCggtataaaataaaagtttttagCAAGACAACACTCATTAAATGGAAGATACAGTGACGGAGAGTGTCTATGCTCAAGAAACTACACAAGCAGGACTTCAGGCAGCCATCAGCTACAAGCAAAGTTTGTTACACTGTCTATTTCAATGGAAATCATGGATTGACACTGCCAGCATTAGCACAGCACGCAATCCATGTAAACGTGTATAACGTCTGTAAGGAAACCtccttaattatttaaaatatatcagcAAACATCCATAGACAGGCACCCTGAGGTGCTGTGCTTCATGACGACAAGTAGTGGGTCCCTGAAGAGAGAATTGTTAACGCTCTGTGGGAGTGTATTATTCCATCAGGCAAAGGAACCTTAACAGTGATGGCAAATTTTCAGACTATGTAATTTTAATCACCTTTTCAAGAACTGAGACTTTCTATATAGACACTGGAGAAAGGGCCTTCCAAAGAACTTGTTAGGACCTTGTCTTCATTGCCTCTATATGAAGGTTAAAGTTAAATGACATGTCTGCCACAGAGTACTTTTAAGACTTGCTAGTTAACATAGTGACTGGGTAAAAGAtaggcaggcaggcagtgggaaatgaaagaagaggaaCGTGTTAAAATGCGGTGTAGGTGTTGCCGTTAGGGTCAATATAGTTATGTAGATGACCACAATATGAAAGGCCACAAAGAGGAACTAACTTATTGACAGGTAGATTATTGGTAGGTTCTTGCATTTACACATTGTGAATTGTTTGGGTGATCTACAAATGTATTCCGTTGTAGGTAGATTGGAGGAACAGCCTAGCAGGTTGACTGTAAGGCTTTTTGCTAAGACTTTTGATTGATTCTGGAAAAGACataggaaaactttttttgaagTGTGTGATCACACCTGTGCAGCCCTGTATGCAGGTTTCAgggtgggagaaaagaaagggattGCAGTTGAGTTGAGAGATGTTACCTTTATTGATTTATCAAATATAAAGCTTCTAGTACATGATGTGTACACTAATCTTTGTTTCACAAATGGTCATTTATTGATGATGGATTTTAACACAGTTGTGATTTCATCAGTATATCTAGTGGTTATGCTGCAAACATATGCGctccttttgctgttaaaaatacatcaacaaacatattttttcctttatgttttcaGATTCCTGTTTTTTGCCAGCCAATGATCTCACGCACAGTTTTTCTTCCTACCTGAAGGAAAGTGAGTTAAAATGTTGGTCTGGATGAGATGAAAGTTGTACAAAAAACGTTGTTAATGCAATATTATTGCAATTTTTATCTGTACTgccaaatgtttttaattatgaaatattaataactTTGGTTTTTCGTGACAGTTCTTGTTTTTCTGGCTCTTTTTTActctatcacttttttttaatcaaaatgttcTTGGGTTTCTTTTAATTGCTAGGGATTATTTGTCAGTAATTTATTGTGGCTTCATAAGTAGGTGTATGTATTATCTTACAGTAAAAATCCTGCAGCTGTCTGCTGACATGAACCGAGagaatttttattctcttgTGTATTTATATAGAACTTCTGGTCtggtaaatgtttcttttcaattgGTTTTCTCTGGTACAAATTGTCATATGTGGCAAATGAAGACAATGGGCTTGTCACCTTACAAACTGTTGATTTTTAATGCTTATCTAATTTGTTCAGTTATttgatatttctgtattttatttatttggggcattttattttccaatttcTCAGCCATGACTAAATGTAAAAGTGTTGCAAGAGATCCAGACCTCATAGGAGTCAGCCTGTGTGTTCTTGCTGCTGGCTACCATTCATCATGGACTCTTGTGATTTAAAATTGTGGCATGTAGTAGTTTCTCTGTACGAACATGGGCTTTTTCATTGCAGTTTGTCCTAAGTGGGCAAAACTCCGTAAAAACCACAAGGAGAAGAAGTCAGTGGTGATGCTGGTTATCTGCAGTTCTGCTCTTCGTTCCTTGGAACTCATCAAGTATGTCGATAGCCAATGTTATGTTGAGGTTGGCAGTCAGTCAGAGGTTTTGTCTTGGAACCACAGACATAAAGGCAAAACTGGGACACTGTCCTCTGCTAGCCAACAAATTCACTGACTGAAACTGATGCAATATCCCTTGTTTCTTTATACTGTGGGAGTGTGGTGTTTGGTTTTACACTGAAGTAAGCTCAGTACTTCAGTTGCATGGACGtgctatttttgttaaaaaccaaaaataaagtGTAACCAATTTGGGGGAAACATGCAACATGTTATACTTGGGAACAGAGTAAACCCATAAAGCATCATGATCCACCACTAAAACTCGTGACTTTGCACCAAAGGCAATGAGGACATGGCGTTCCAGGGCCTCAAGTGCCAACGTTTGCGTCTGGCCTGAGTGCCTCAAGGTCTGTGTCCTGTTCTCAGCTGGCTCAGGCTGGCAGAACTGCTGTGCAGAGATGACCATTTTCAGTGTTCcctgtcctcttttttttttttcccttctctatCCTCCCCCTTCTTATTCCAGAAGTCTTGATGACTTTGATGAATTAATGTATACCTCACAAATTTCATGGTTGTCCTTTGCGTCTTGACCCCATTTCCTGTGATTGTCAGTCAGCACAACATGAGATGGAGAGTTGGGAGGTTTGACTCCTTGCCACAGATAGAAGCATAGATACGGCAGATGTGCCAGTAGTGCTTAGCCCCTTCTGAGACTTAGGTGGTTTATATGTATACTTGTATATAAACCTTTAGCTTTGCACaagagaaaattgaaaatttgGCGCACTGCAAAAAACATGCAGAGAAAGCTGTCTTAAATGACATTCAGTAAATACTGAATATGTTGTCTCCTGCTTGATTAATACAGAACATAGAGTTGTTACGGTGTGCCAAAATGGAGTGTCAGAAAATCAAGTCAGGTTTTCCAACAAATGCTTGTTGGTTAACTGGAATTTGGGCAATCTCTGCAGTAAAGACTGTGACAGCCTAGGTTTTCCCAGCAGCCACGCTGCAGGAAGACTCTGTAAAATGTAGATTGGTCCATATGCAGATCTTTTCTTTTGTGCACGCACATGCATGTTCATTCATGCCTGAATCTCAGTAACTTGAGATATTTTTGAATTAGAATTTGGCGATTAGTCAGTTTTGAACTAAGTTAGCTGTGAAAGCACAGGCCATAATTATTAAGTATTAGCTGAAAAGCTATCTAAACAATATTGCCCCCTACTGATATCTTCTATTGTGTTTGTCCAGTTGTTGATCACTGTTGATCAAGTAGCAAACAGGAATGTACATAGTGTTCAAAGTACAAGCAGGGGTCACTGGGAGACTGTGTGTCTCAAGCATATTGAGAAATGTCAgttagttttgcttttctcctgtgtgGTCTTAATCCCAGCTCTGATgcttgcatttcctttttcaatttttttattgctaggTCAATGACAGCATTTAAAGGAGACTGCAGAGTTCTCAAGTTGTTTGCAAAGCACATAAAGGTAAAAGGGCTCCAAGGGAATTTTGGTAGGACAACTAAACAACTAACTAGTGTcataccattttctttttaatgcatttagcAATAGTGCCTTTTATACAGTGTTGGTATAAAGTTCCTTTCTTTAGGTAATGCTTCCTTTGGTAACCCATTGTTGCAGTTTGAGGAATCTAGCCAAACACCATCTCCAATAGCTCTGGTGCAATCCTATCAGAATGTGGATGCTTATGCATGTGCTATGTTTTAAAGATGTTCCACATTCCTGTGAGGTGCTCATTCGAATGGCTTTTGCCTGTTTAAGTAGTAGGCTCACACACATAGGTTTGTAGAAGCAAACTATACCAGCATCCACATTTGCATTCTGACGACTGGATGCCTGGTTACCCAACATCCATACCTGTCGGAGAGCACAAATTATGGGGATTTTGGAAGTAATGAGTGCGCATTTGGCCTTTGATATGAATGCCATCAAACACacaaattttgctttatttcacacTTGCTTTATTTCACCCTTTTCCAGTGTCTTCATCTTGAAGAAGTTTAAAGCTAATTCAACTTTGTCAGTTTTCCAGATACTTCCAGAGAATTTGTTTAAATGCTGAAGGAAGCATACTGTTCTCACCTCTAAAAATAGTTGGTGCTATAGCAGATTTTCAAAGTTGAAAATGATTGAACTTCTAGAGAAGTGTGATGCCCAGCTGGCTGTTATATTTCTTAAACTTTCTCCCAGATATATCAGTTCGACAGTTTAAAAGATGAATAGCATTTGTTACTTGATGGTATTCTAGAAAGAGATACTATGAGATCTTGAATTTATTTCCATCTCTTtgagaaattttaaaacaattgtgGTTTTACTGTGGtttgtctttctctcttcaAATTAGATAAAAGAACAGATGAGTATGTTGGAGAAAGGCGTGTTCCACATAGGGGTTGGAACTCCTGGGAGAGTAAAAGCGCTAGTGGAGCAAGGTAGGAGAACAAGGAGGGTTTTCTCCATAGGTATTTTATACTTGGTCTCATGAGAAGCGAGACTGCAATTGTTTTTGAAGCGCTTAGGTTGTCATGAATCTGTGGATTTGGGTACTAAACTGTACAGTTCTGTTTCTCCACTTTTACTGTGTCAGTCAAAATAAGGTCAAGATTCTAGTAGTTGATTTTATGATCACTTTAAGCTGGCATAAGTCAGTATTACCAGAGAAGGGCAGAGTAATACTTCCCCCCCTTCCAGTCAGCGCCCACATATTCCCCCTTCCTGCTTCTTGCGCTAGCCCAAGAGTCTGTTTGGCAGCTCAGTGAACTGATcccaattaaaacaaaaccagtgtgCATACAAAATCAGGTAATGAGCAGGCAGAAGTGGGGGACTTACTCTTTTGGCAGGAATACTGATTTATGCTGACTTGAAAGTGATTGCAAAACCATGGTGTAAGATTTAAAGCTCCAAGAAACCAAACACTGCAAGTaaatcaaaaggaaataatgGCAGAAGTCATTGTATCATGTCACTCTGAGCTCAGTGTGAACTTTTGTGAGGGGTGGATGAAAGATCTGCTTgctgatttgattttatttctgatttgcctataatgaaattaattattctatataaatctccttttcttttaccAAATTTTGAGTACTTTTACTTACTCAATAGACATTATgtacacaaataaaaacaaacaacaaaatgacAAGATGATAAGGTGATTCTTTCCGTTCCTCTTTCTAAATAAACACTGTCTTGCTCTGACTGTGGTTTCTTGGTCAGGGACTGGCTGTGGATCAGGACTTTACCGCTCCTTCCAAAAGGGCACAGCAGTAGCAtaattttgttgctttctgtgCCCTGCATCACCATTAAATCATTACTGCTCAGCACATCAGCACATTGCCATGTTAGGTGGAGGCAGCTTATGGCAGGGACACAAGGGGTATCATCTTATGCTAAGGTCTAGTCCTTTTTTGACACCTTAGTGTTGCAGTGCCAGGTCACTAGAGAATGGATATGGAACTGATATGGAAAATTGTGAGCATTGTGTAAAAGACTAGGGAAGAATAGGGGGGGAACAACTGGAGGGCCAGTTCAGaaaggacttttttcttctttcaccacCATTTTTTTGGAGAATAAAGGAATTCTTCAGCAGCACCACTGACCTGACTCACATTCACATAGCACCCAGTCCTGTAAATTGCGAAATGCTGTCAGTTCCCAttaacaagagttttcaggctAGGGTCCTTGTAACTTACCAGCTCCTCATCAGCTATGGAAATTCAACTCCTGCAGTTTCATCAAGAGGAAGCTTGAGGAATTATTTTCTGGCAGGATGTTAGCTCTTGACAAGCCTGGCAACAGTAGttgttctgcttttgtgtttATCTTCGAAAAAGGCAAGGGATTGTGTGGTTAAGGGAGTTTGCAGTGTCAGTGCATTAGTTTTCTAACCAGCAAATGTAGTACTTCAGTGTTCGAAGATTAGTTTCCTTGGAAACAGACAGCAGAAGATGTAAAATTCAAAAATCATTTTGATAAGCACATGTCATATTATCTGGGTAGTAAAATTTATGTTGCCTTTTTAGATGGCCTGTGCTTGAACGCCACAAAATATATGGTTCTGGATTGGAACTGGAGAGATCAGAAACTAAGGAGAATGATGGATATCCCTGAGGTATTGTATAAACACCTGTATATATTATATTCCATATATTCTACTTTTGATTCTAGTGCCCAGATCTTGGTCAGTagggttttctttctgtaaagctGACTTCAGTGGTCTAGAAACACAAAGAAGTCAACATTTGACTGGTAAGTCTGTACTCTCAGGTCTCAAAATTACCTCCtgaggaagatttttttcctttttttgttgcaaGTCATAGCTGTGACTTACACAGTTGTGCTGTGAATTTCTCCTGTTTATGCTAGATGGTTGTTCTACCTGTTGCCAGAAGTTCTCTCAGTAAGAGGATTTTGTGTAAAAGTTTCCTcacaaaccaaataaaactttggagaagcatttctttgtctccatCTGAGAGTAAGATAACTCCTCGTGAGTAAATCCACAGACAGTTcgttctttttttgttttgttttgggtttttgtggggtttggggtttttttttttggcaagaagTAGGGTACAAACTATGTAGAGCCATCCATCATTTGTAGACTCCTTTTATGATAATTccctatttttttcagttctgtaatccagcttttatatttattgCTGTGACAAGGCATGTTTACCGTATGCTGTCGGGCATCAACTGGTATCTAGCCAGAGAGAGTGAAAGAGGCAGATTCCTCCATCAGTCGTCATTATGAAGCTCCCAAGTTCCTGCAcagttgtttcctttttattgtgtATTTAGAGCAGGCTGATATGCAGAATCCCCAGGGAAAAAGGACTGTTATTTTAGATATAGACATTTTGCTGTTTCACAAATGAAGACAAATTATCAGTCGTTAATCCTTCTCTGTGCTTGTCTGTGTATTTGAGTGTGCTGTATTTTACAGTCCCACACACACAAAGGTACATGTTCCTAATAATTTCAGATAAAGTGCcccacaaaaaaatacattgcagaaatgaagtaacaaaaaaaccccagctttgctttttgagGCATGAGGCTCCCTCTTGTGGTAAATACATAAGGCTTTTTTGTATGGTGCTTGCACTTACCTGTaagttttttaaagaacagagaaCACAAATTCACAGACAGCAGTAGAAAAGGTGCTGGTTGCAGTGGGATGGATTTTTGAAGTCAACTGAAGTAAATATAGCCACAGTAGACTGTAGGTGATTCACCTCAAAAAACTGAAGATTATGTTGCTAATATTTGATTTTGGGCTATTGCAAACCTGAACTATCCCTTACGGCTCACTGTAGGTAGCATCACACCATTTCTGCATGTCTGTCTGGGAATATAGGCCAAAAATTGTGACTCCAGATGCATTTTATGAAGGCAAAATCTTAAGGCTAATCTTAACATCAAAATGTTAAGGCTTAGCTCAAGttaaaagcaaataagaaagaatGTTACACCTTCATATA is a window encoding:
- the CMSS1 gene encoding protein CMSS1 isoform X2 — translated: MGDTLEEPWWETPSGAGSSPDPSDDEAIEKASDNRTATPQDSDSKPAVTKKRKQPTECFLSQPEEKQESTVKAKKRKKKKISDILEKSAPKPGVPADLQNLLSQHFGENRSVIEIEELKLSDSCFLPANDLTHSFSSYLKEICPKWAKLRKNHKEKKSVVMLVICSSALRSLELIKSMTAFKGDCRVLKLFAKHIKIKEQMSMLEKGVFHIGVGTPGRVKALVEQDGLCLNATKYMVLDWNWRDQKLRRMMDIPEIKKETIDLLEMSIIKLCREGSVKLGLF
- the CMSS1 gene encoding protein CMSS1 isoform X1 — its product is MSLSTKRRSKGTGLQRKRTEKQSTNCLQQMNVDPSDDEAIEKASDNRTATPQDSDSKPAVTKKRKQPTECFLSQPEEKQESTVKAKKRKKKKISDILEKSAPKPGVPADLQNLLSQHFGENRSVIEIEELKLSDSCFLPANDLTHSFSSYLKEICPKWAKLRKNHKEKKSVVMLVICSSALRSLELIKSMTAFKGDCRVLKLFAKHIKIKEQMSMLEKGVFHIGVGTPGRVKALVEQDGLCLNATKYMVLDWNWRDQKLRRMMDIPEIKKETIDLLEMSIIKLCREGSVKLGLF